The segment GCACAGCCTGGAAAGTCTTCCGACTTGTATATGAGAGGGCTGTCGGTGCGAAGCTCGATACAAAATTGAATCGCAATATGCATAAGGTATGTTGCTCTCAATAACCAACAATACGTATGGGTTATAACGTTTCCTAGGTTCTCCGAGAGCTTGCAAAAAAACACGCACTAAGCGACCAGAAGAGAGCCAATCGCTGTATGACTATCAACGATTTGAAGGAACAGATCGAGACGACGCTAAATACCACAAGGAAATCGTTTGACCTTGGAGAACACCGAATTCTGGCTGTGCTTTTCCTTCTCCTGTTGGCTCCCGCCGGCTCTCGCCCTACGTCAATCCTACGACTTCGCTTTGGGGACATCCGAGTGGCTTTGGCGAGAGACCCGGAAGGCGGACCGCACAAGATCTTAATTCGGTTCACGTTGGAGTTCACGAAGTCATACCTTGGTACTAAGGATGCGTTAGTGCACTATTTCTGCTGTCTCCGCATTGCTTGCTAGTATTCTCCTTGCTAATACGTTAACAGCAAAACATTTACCATCCCTGAGATGATGTTCGATCCATCCTTGCTCCTCAGCCCCCACGCCTTTCTGCTGGGCATTTTATTTCGGCACCAAGCATTTCGCGCATCTCACCTCACCTCTCCTAGGCAACTAGATGAGCTAGACATACATCCTGGTGAGCGAGAGTTGTCTTTGCCTCTAAGAAATGACCTAAAAGAGGTCCGCATATTCCGCCGCGCTGTCAAAACATTGACGGGGTACGAAATGTCGGCTACGAAGACCATCACCAATGGTATGATCGCGAGCTGGATTAAAAGAGTGGGTGAGATCATGGGACTTCAGTACGAAACAATACCGTACAGCCTGCGTTACAATGCAGCCAATGAGTTTGACCAAAGCCGTGAGTTCCGAAAATCAACTTGAAGAACACTTCTAAACTTTGCTGTAATAGCCAACATGAGTGAGGCACTCAGGAACTTATCCCTTGACCACGCCAACTCCGTCCCTTTCCAGAAGCACTATCTTGGTCGGATTGTCCGTGCTGATCCATGGGCCATTATTCGTCGCgagaagccacagcaggCGCTTATTGATCAGGCTTGCAGCATTGGTCACTCGATGAGCAAACGGCGGCCAACAGGCCTCACAGCTGAGCAAACGGCGTCTGTCGTATCCGATCCCCATGTTCGACGGCTTACAATCCAATTACGCAAATTGCGCCCAAGATCTGAACGGCACAAGAAAATCCAGCGCGAGCTGCGATCATTaaagcagaagctgaaaagGGAACTGAAACAGAAGATTCGAGATGACTGGACAGATGAACAGGCTGTGGATGACATTGaacgccaactccaaggcATCGGCTTCGCAGAGCCAATGGTGGATGACGCAATTCGGCCTCAGCGGCCGGCTCAAAAGTTGCTGGTGAAGGCACTCACAGCTCCAGTCGGTGATACTCTGGAGGGACAGTACCAGCGCAGGGATAACGCAATTGAAGCCATAGTTGCATATTGCAGCGTTGAGGAAGGGCCCACTGTACGACGGTGTATTTCATCGACGACGGTGTCACGCGAAAACATTCATGAGCCTTCGGAAGGCGACCCTCTGTTTCTCGCTACTGTGTCTGTTTTTGTTGATAATCCGAAAGagaggccaaggaggtgTTTTCTGTGCGTTGGCGCCGCGCTATCATTGCCACGAGACGACCCTCGTGTGGAAGACAAGATTGGAGAATTCTATACGCCGGGAGATTTGAGTAAACACTTCCGTCGAAGACACTTATCAAAATTGCGAGATAATGATCGGCCAGTGTGTCAGGTCTGCGATATGACCCTCTCTCATAAGATGCATCTGCAAAAACATGCT is part of the Pochonia chlamydosporia 170 chromosome Unknown PCv3seq00030, whole genome shotgun sequence genome and harbors:
- a CDS encoding C2H2 finger domain-containing protein (similar to Metarhizium acridum CQMa 102 XP_007809561.1), translating into MARHRRSLDAGESDSDFSPEIESCFNEEEVDLSGEETETTDVDLQDNDDLDIEDQIQLFGGNIHPPEYYRRGIEEFNESSFVGEDYSPGSTILLDAIELQWQQFCNEVLSRDPHACFESISVGILYKFFEWRLNQKAGKDGRKLRGTTKSSSLGTAWKVFRLVYERAVGAKLDTKLNRNMHKVLRELAKKHALSDQKRANRCMTINDLKEQIETTLNTTRKSFDLGEHRILAVLFLLLLAPAGSRPTSILRLRFGDIRVALARDPEGGPHKILIRFTLEFTKSYLGTKDAKTFTIPEMMFDPSLLLSPHAFLLGILFRHQAFRASHLTSPRQLDELDIHPGERELSLPLRNDLKEVRIFRRAVKTLTGYEMSATKTITNGMIASWIKRVGEIMGLQYETIPYSLRYNAANEFDQSPNMSEALRNLSLDHANSVPFQKHYLGRIVRADPWAIIRREKPQQALIDQACSIGHSMSKRRPTGLTAEQTASVVSDPHVRRLTIQLRKLRPRSERHKKIQRELRSLKQKLKRELKQKIRDDWTDEQAVDDIERQLQGIGFAEPMVDDAIRPQRPAQKLLVKALTAPVGDTLEGQYQRRDNAIEAIVAYCSVEEGPTVRRCISSTTVSRENIHEPSEGDPLFLATVSVFVDNPKERPRRCFLCVGAALSLPRDDPRVEDKIGEFYTPGDLSKHFRRRHLSKLRDNDRPVCQVCDMTLSHKMHLQKHAIVVHGTVS